GGGCAAAAATATTCCGGCTATCATCATCAATAATTAATATTTTCTTCTCTGTTTGTTCCATATAAAGTATCAACTCACATAGTAGCTATTCCTAAATGGTAGTCATTTCTTATAGTACTTGATTTTATAAAGCTTTATCATATAACCAGACTCGCAATAAAGAAATCAACTGATCAATATCTACAGGCTTGGAAATATAGTCTGAAGCTCCAGCCTGAATACAACGCTCCCGATCTCCAGTCATAGCCTTCGCTGTTACAGCTATGATAGGCAGGTTTCTGAATCGGATCTGTTGCCGTATACGCTGCATGGCTTCATAGCCATCCATCTCAGGCATCATGATATCCATTAATACCAGATTTATTTCAGGATTTTCTTCCAGTACCCGAACGGCTTCCTTACCATCCATAGCAGGCAAAACAATCATCTGATGTGCTTCCAGAGCCTTAGTAAGCGAAAAGATGTTTCGCACATCGTCATCTGCAATCAATACCTTTTTGTTTGCCAGTACCTCACTCATTCCTCCTAGTCTTGGATATTTACTACTTGACTTCTCATTGGCACGACTTTCTTCCATTAGATGCAGAAACAAGGAAACCTCATCCAGAATACGCTGATACGAATGGGCTGTTTTTACTACAATGGAGTCTGCATATTGCTTCAACCGTGACTCTTCTGCCTTTGACAAACTTTTACCAGTAAAGATGATGATAGGCAGGCTTTCGAGACCAGGATTGCGTTTGATTGATTCCAGAGCCTCGTAACTTTTCTGATCAGGAATACCCATATCCAGAATTACACACTCTACCTCATCCCGATTCAATGCTTCCAGACCAGCCGGTATACTCTCTGATATTTCAGAATGGACATTGAAGGTTTCGAGAAAATAGGCAAGAGCTTTGGCATGTTTTGTATTTTCTTCAACAATCAGTACTTTCTTACTTTCCTTCGTCAATACATGTTCTATTTTTTTGAAGACCTCCTGCATTTGTTCCAATGCCACTGGTTTATTGATAAAGTCAACAGCTCCTTTCAATAAACTTTCCTTTTTAGCATAATGTGAGGACATTATGTGCACTGGAATATGACGGGTTTTCGGACTGGCTTTTAATACCTCCATTACTTCCCAACCACTTTTCACTGGCAACTGAATATCCAGTAGAATACCTGTTGGTTTATATTGTTGAGCCAGTATGATTCCTTCATCTCCACGTACAGCTACAATCGCTTTATATCCTTGCTTTTGTGTATACTGCAACAAAGCTTTCGCAAACGGAATATCATCTTCAACAATCAGAATAACCTTATCTGCAGGCAATACAGACAATCGGTCATCTGGAATACTCTCAGGAATAAACTCAGAAGTAAATGTATTCTCTACAACAGGTTGCTTAACTTCTTTTGTCTCTTCAACAACCACCGTTTCAGCTTTAGGAGGTACAGATGCTTTAGGTAGTGAGACAGACTGCTCCTTGTACGCTTGTTTTACAGGTAAGTAGAATGTAAATGTACTTCCTTTACCCGGCTCACTTGTAACCCTAATATCACCTCCTAACAAACGGGTTAACTCTCTGCTAATGGATAATCCTAATCCTGTTCCACCATATTTACGACGGGTAGATCCATCTGCCTGCTGAAAGGCTTCAAAAATAATTTGCTGCTTCTCTTTTGAAATACCTATCCCCGTATCTTTTACCATAAACAAGATATTAGTAGGCTTTTCCGGAGAAGGAGAGATCAATAATTCTACACTCCCTTTGGATGTAAACTTCAACGCGTTGGAAAGTAAATTTTTAAGAATCTGTTCCAGACGCATTTTATCTGTTTCTATATGTGGTACCACACCAGGATCTATCTGCACCTTAAAATCAAGGCCTTTTTCTCTGGCAATCGGAGTGAATAAGGATCGAATAGATGTTGCAACATCCTCTACAGCAATCATAGCATAGTCCAGATCCATTTTTCCAGACTCTATTTTTGATAAATCCAGAATCTCATCAATCAATGCAAGAAGGCCATTACCTGAACTCTGGATTACACGAGCATACTCAATCTGCTCTCCGGAAAGATTAGCCTCATTATTTTCTGATAGCAGTCGGGATAACAGTAATATAGAGTTTAGTGGCGTACGCAATTCATGTGACATATTAGCCAAAAACTCCGACTTATACTTTGTACTCAATGCCAACTCCTCTGCCTTTTGCTGAATTTCCAGGTTTCTTTCTACAATCACCTGGTTTCTTTCTTCCAGTAGCCGGGATCTTTCTTCCAATTCCTGATTGGCTTGTAGTAGCTCTTCCTGTTGCACTTTCATTTCTTCTTCAGATGCCTGAAGTTTTTGAGCTTGCATTTCCAATTCAGCATTGATATTTTCTAATTCATTATGCTGGGCTTGTAATTCCTCGGACTGAGACTGTGTCTCTTCAAATAACTCCTGTAGTCGAATGAGATTCTTTACCCCATCCAGGCTAATAGCAATGATTTCCCGACTATCTTTCAAAAACTGAAGCTGTAAATCGGATAGTTTGTGCAAAGACCCTATCTCAATTACTCCTATAACATTGTCTCGTAATGTAATAGGTACAATGGTGAGATATGCAGGAAGAGTGTTACCTAATGCAGAATTTATCTTGATATAATCGGACGGTAAATCATCTAATGTAATAATGTGTTTGTTTTTAACAGCTTGCCCTAACAACCCCTCACCATACCCAATTTCTTCGGGAGCATCCGATACTCCATATCCTCCCTTCACAAAAAGAGTACGACTATCTGTAACTACATAAAAAACAGCCAATGGAACTTCCAGATAGGAAGCAATTACATTGCTAACATTTGTTACCAACTCTTCTATATTGGTTTGCCCCCGTGTAGCATCACTCATAAACACAGCACCTGCCTGTAACCAGCTATGTTCTTTCATCTGTCTGAAATTCTCCTCCAGTGAATCAGACATTATATTCATAGCCTTTGAGATACGTCCCAATTCGTCGTCTTTCGTATCCGTACTTCGGGCAGTATATTCTCCTGAAGCTATTTTCTGTGTTACACCTTCCATTACTCCAATTCGATGCAATGTCTCCTGGTATCTTGCCCGTTCTTCTTTCTCTTTTACCAGACGCTGCTCCATATCAGAACGAATGCGTATGTAAGCAAGAGCCGTTATAGTCATTGAAATTATAGTTGTAATCAATACCAGAACAGGAACATAACTTATGTATTCATTCTGAGCTGTAGTACGGCTGACTAACAAACGATTTTCTTCTCTTTCAATTCGGTTTATGGCATCACTCAATTGATCCATTATCCGCTTACCATATAAAAGTTCAGGATTTAATGAGTTGGTAATAGTACTTCTGTCTCTGGACTTATCTGTTTCCAGCAATTTCTCAAACTGATTAAATCGCCTCTCGATTAATGTTTTCAGATCACCCAGATTCTTTTGTTGTTGTGGATTATCTTGTGTTAATTCCTGTACCGTATTAAAACGATCAATTACTTTTTTATACGATTCATTGAAAGATGTTAGGAAAGCATTTTCATGTGTAAGCAGATACCCTCTATGACTGGCTTCTGCTTCTTTAACATTGGCAACAATATTATCAGCTTCAAGCAATACCTGATAGGTATGGTTTACCCATTTTGAGTTCTCAATGAGTTGCTGTATACTGTAATAAGAAGCAATAGAACTTAGCAGTAATAATATACCAGAAACAATAAATACTGTACGAATTCTGGCTATTATAGTATTGGAAGTTTTTTCCATACCTGTTTAAATCTTTTTTGTTAAAAAAGTGGTTTTCAATGAATGTGAATCTGAGATAGGCTCCTTTTGTTGGAGAACAGGTAGAATAATTGTAAAGACAGATCCTTGTTCGGGTGTGCTTTGAGCAATAATTAACCCATTATGTTTTTCAACGATCTTTTTAGCTATGGCTAATCCAATACCTGTACCCTCATACTGTTCACTGGAATTTAACCGTTGAAATAGAGTAAAGATTATATCAGCATACTTTTCTTCAAATCCAATTCCATTGTCACGAATATAGATACGGCAATACTCCCCTTCCACAACAGAAGGACTATCCATGCTCAATCCTTCACAAAAGTCGGCTGTAATAGTGACAACAGGAACGTTGTCAGGCTTGGAGAACTTTAGTGCATTACTGATAATATTCTGAAGTGCCTGTCTGATTAAACCTGGAATAACCTCAAGTGATGGCATTGACGAAACAGAAACGAAGGCTTGTTTTTCACTAACAACCAACTCCAGATCACTTAGTATTTCACGAATAATCTCATTCAGGTCTGTTAATTTAAAACTATCTGCTTTGGATAGACGGGCAAAGTTGAGTAAATCCTGAATCAGTGTACTCATTCGTTCTGAAGAATCTGTAATTTTACTGAGATACTCCAGCAAATCAGGGTCTGTGTATTTCTTGCTTTTAATCATGCTACTGAAGATCCTGATTTTGCGCAATGGTTCCTGTAAATCGTGAGAGGCAACAGAGGCAAATTGTTGCAAATCGTGGTTACTAGCCTCCAGTTGCTGATTCGTTTCCTGTAAAGCGCGTGTTCTTTCATTCACTTTTTGTTCCAGAAACTCGCTCAATCGTTTTTGCTCATTGATGTCTGTAAAAGTTCCTACCCATTTTACAATAATTCCGTTGGTAATTACAGGCATTACTCTAAGCAAATGATACCGATATTCTCCCGTAGTGAGTTCTCTGATCCGAAATTCCATTTCCAGTAACTTTCCGGTCTGAATACATTCATTCCATCGGTCTGTCAGTGATTCATCGTCAGTATGAGGGGCTGGAAATATATCTTTTGAATCAGAATATTGATACCATCGCTGATTAACAAATTCAATTTTACCATCGGGTGTCGCTGTAAAAGCAATCTGAGGAAGTGATTCTAATGTGAGGTGTAATCCTGTAAGTGTTGACTGCAATGCTCTTTCAGCTTCTTTTCTCACTTCAACTTCCTGCTGCAAAGCCAGATGAGCATTATTTAAAGCACGGGTTTGTTCATATAACTTACAAAAAGTCCTGACCTTTAACATAAATATGTCAGGGTCTACCGGTTTGGTAATGTAGTCTATTGCCCCGGATTCAAAGCCCTTGGTTACAAAGTTCTTCTCTATATTGACTGCAGATAAGAAGATAATAGGAGTATCTTTGGTACGACTAAGTCCTGATATAGCCTCTGCTACCTCAAATCCATCCATTCCAGGCATCTGGACATCCAGAATAATCAACGAATAGGTATTTTTAAGAATCTTTACCAATGCCTCTTCTCCAGACAAAGCCGTATCTACCTCAAAAGAGTTAAGCACCAGAATACTTTTTAATGAAAGAATATTTTCCGGCTTATCATCAACTATCAGAATCATTAATCTATTATGGTTTGTAGGCAAAAAAGTCTCAACTATCTTACTATTATACTCTATACAAAGGCAATTCCGCCGTCGCAATATACAAATTTGTGGAACAGTTTACGTTTTACACGCATGCCAAAAATTCTAAAATGGCTTTTCAACTGACTTCACACAAGAAAGATGCAATCATCCTGCTTACATACATTTTACTTTTCTACTCCTACTCACTTAGAAGTTACTTAAAATACTCTATAAAGGCTTCAAA
The DNA window shown above is from Xanthocytophaga agilis and carries:
- a CDS encoding response regulator, whose amino-acid sequence is MEKTSNTIIARIRTVFIVSGILLLLSSIASYYSIQQLIENSKWVNHTYQVLLEADNIVANVKEAEASHRGYLLTHENAFLTSFNESYKKVIDRFNTVQELTQDNPQQQKNLGDLKTLIERRFNQFEKLLETDKSRDRSTITNSLNPELLYGKRIMDQLSDAINRIEREENRLLVSRTTAQNEYISYVPVLVLITTIISMTITALAYIRIRSDMEQRLVKEKEERARYQETLHRIGVMEGVTQKIASGEYTARSTDTKDDELGRISKAMNIMSDSLEENFRQMKEHSWLQAGAVFMSDATRGQTNIEELVTNVSNVIASYLEVPLAVFYVVTDSRTLFVKGGYGVSDAPEEIGYGEGLLGQAVKNKHIITLDDLPSDYIKINSALGNTLPAYLTIVPITLRDNVIGVIEIGSLHKLSDLQLQFLKDSREIIAISLDGVKNLIRLQELFEETQSQSEELQAQHNELENINAELEMQAQKLQASEEEMKVQQEELLQANQELEERSRLLEERNQVIVERNLEIQQKAEELALSTKYKSEFLANMSHELRTPLNSILLLSRLLSENNEANLSGEQIEYARVIQSSGNGLLALIDEILDLSKIESGKMDLDYAMIAVEDVATSIRSLFTPIAREKGLDFKVQIDPGVVPHIETDKMRLEQILKNLLSNALKFTSKGSVELLISPSPEKPTNILFMVKDTGIGISKEKQQIIFEAFQQADGSTRRKYGGTGLGLSISRELTRLLGGDIRVTSEPGKGSTFTFYLPVKQAYKEQSVSLPKASVPPKAETVVVEETKEVKQPVVENTFTSEFIPESIPDDRLSVLPADKVILIVEDDIPFAKALLQYTQKQGYKAIVAVRGDEGIILAQQYKPTGILLDIQLPVKSGWEVMEVLKASPKTRHIPVHIMSSHYAKKESLLKGAVDFINKPVALEQMQEVFKKIEHVLTKESKKVLIVEENTKHAKALAYFLETFNVHSEISESIPAGLEALNRDEVECVILDMGIPDQKSYEALESIKRNPGLESLPIIIFTGKSLSKAEESRLKQYADSIVVKTAHSYQRILDEVSLFLHLMEESRANEKSSSKYPRLGGMSEVLANKKVLIADDDVRNIFSLTKALEAHQMIVLPAMDGKEAVRVLEENPEINLVLMDIMMPEMDGYEAMQRIRQQIRFRNLPIIAVTAKAMTGDRERCIQAGASDYISKPVDIDQLISLLRVWLYDKAL
- a CDS encoding response regulator, which produces MILIVDDKPENILSLKSILVLNSFEVDTALSGEEALVKILKNTYSLIILDVQMPGMDGFEVAEAISGLSRTKDTPIIFLSAVNIEKNFVTKGFESGAIDYITKPVDPDIFMLKVRTFCKLYEQTRALNNAHLALQQEVEVRKEAERALQSTLTGLHLTLESLPQIAFTATPDGKIEFVNQRWYQYSDSKDIFPAPHTDDESLTDRWNECIQTGKLLEMEFRIRELTTGEYRYHLLRVMPVITNGIIVKWVGTFTDINEQKRLSEFLEQKVNERTRALQETNQQLEASNHDLQQFASVASHDLQEPLRKIRIFSSMIKSKKYTDPDLLEYLSKITDSSERMSTLIQDLLNFARLSKADSFKLTDLNEIIREILSDLELVVSEKQAFVSVSSMPSLEVIPGLIRQALQNIISNALKFSKPDNVPVVTITADFCEGLSMDSPSVVEGEYCRIYIRDNGIGFEEKYADIIFTLFQRLNSSEQYEGTGIGLAIAKKIVEKHNGLIIAQSTPEQGSVFTIILPVLQQKEPISDSHSLKTTFLTKKI